A genomic region of Carassius carassius chromosome 27, fCarCar2.1, whole genome shotgun sequence contains the following coding sequences:
- the LOC132106504 gene encoding DBH-like monooxygenase protein 2 homolog encodes MVTISLVLLLLSVQWCWAQEDPLLPFSEHLDPNHKVKLKWGFDKVKGTILFELTVRTTGWVGFGFSPNGGMIGADMVIGGVGPKGSYFMDRHAVAFSKPLIDKQQNYKLLSLTESNGKTVMKFQRSISSCDENDLPITDLPMKLIYAYGVTDEIQYHSNRRGTKELNLLKYMPRVKSPNSKHFDITMDNFSVPAKQTYYHCKTRKAPTFDRKKHIYRIEPLITNADVVHHMVLYRCPPSVTKPFEEECYVGVVTKCREAVAVWGMGGGAFEFPEVAGLPIGGRVGDLFYKLEVHYNNPQKTKGRVDNSGLRFFYTSELRQHDAGVLITGLSVLPGYAIPPKAKSFLTYGLCDTAEIPKVLGTPTDLQVFTVMLHTHLAGRKVKVGHFREGKQIDFLAVDENYSFEYQHAINLGKTKTVKLGDQLLVECTYNTENRNTLTWGGLSTTDEMCLAFLVYYPVMNLSICTSLPNPTTLMSKMGAKDPATWLNMMSRKTWNDMSINQYQQTLKRIDQLVMVMDSDNNVSNNTGLIPDLKAILSAPCVSGRATRSLALPPGP; translated from the exons ATGGTCACAATATCTCTTGTTCTGCTTCTGCTTTCAGTCCAGTGGTGCTGGGCTCAGGAAGACCCTCTTCTGCCTTTCTCTGAACACCTGGACCCCAACCACAAGGTGAAGCTGAAGTGGGGATTTGATAAGGTCAAGGGCACAATCTTGTTCGAGCTCACAGTCCGCACCACCGGCTGGGTCGGTTTTGGCTTCAGCCCCAACGGAGGAATGATTGGAGCGGATATGGTCATTGGAGGAGTTGGACCCAAAGGCAGTTACTTCATG GACCGTCATGCTGTGGCGTTTTCAAAGCCTTTGATTGACAAGCAACAGAACTACAAACTCCTGTCTCTGACTGAGTCTAATGGGAAAACCGTCATGAAGTTTCAGAGGTCCATCAGCTCTTGTGATGAAAATGATTTACCAATCACT GATCTCCCCATGAAGCTGATCTATGCGTATGGAGTGACTGATGAAATCCAATACCACAGCAACCGAAGAGGGACAAAGGAGCTGAACCTGTTGAAGTACATGCCTCGGGTCAAGTCTCCAAACAGCAAGCATTTCGACATAACTATGGACAAT TTCAGTGTACCAGCCAAACAAACCTACTATCACTGCAAGACACGGAAAGCCCCAACATTTGAtcgcaaaaagcacatttatcgC ATTGAGCCACTGATCACAAACGCTGATGTTGTGCATCATATGGTGTTGTACCGCTGCCCTCCGAGCGTGACCAAGCCATTCGAGGAGGAGTGTTATGTTGGGGTGGTTACAAAGTGTAGAGAGGCTGTGGCTGTGTGGGGAATGGGCGGAGGG gcttttgaatttcctgaagTGGCAGGACTACCAATTGGAGGAAGAGTTGGGGATCTATTCTACAAGCTTGAAGTGCATTACAACAACCCCCAAAAAACTAAAG GTCGAGTTGATAATTCAGGTCTCCGATTCTTTTACACCTCTGAACTCCGTCAGCACGATGCAGGTGTTCTGATCACAGGGCTTTCGGTGCTCCCGGGGTACGCCATCCCACCCAAAGCCAAATCCTTCCTCACATACGGCCTGTGTGACACTGCTGAAATTCCAAAG GTTCTGGGGACACCAACTGATCTTCAGGTTTTCACTGTAATGCTACACACACACTTAGCTGGACGGAAGGTCAAAGTCGGACACTTcag AGAAGGTAAACAGATCGATTTCCTAGCTGTGGATGAAAACTATAGTTTTGAATATCAACACGCAATCAATTTGGGTAAAACTAAGACTGTCAAGTTG GGTGACCAATTGCTGGTGGAGTGCACCTATAATACTGAAAACCGCAACACACTCACATGG GGGGGGCTCTCAACTACAGATGAGATGTGTTTGGCCTTCCTTGTATACTATCCAGTTATGAATCTGAGCATCTGTACCAGCCTCCCCAATCCAACTACTCTAATGTCTAAAATGGGAGCAAAAGATCCAGC TACTTGGCTCAATATGATGTCCAGGAAGACTTGGAATGACATGTCGATCAATCAATACCAACAAACACTGAAGAGAATCGACCAGCTCGTCATGGTCATGGACTCAGAT AACAATGTATCCAACAACACCGGGCTGATTCCTGACCTCAAAGCCATCCTGTCTGCACCCTGCGTGAGTGGCAGAGCTACCAGGAGTCTTGCTTTGCCaccagggccatag